In Notamacropus eugenii isolate mMacEug1 chromosome 1, mMacEug1.pri_v2, whole genome shotgun sequence, one genomic interval encodes:
- the LOC140518088 gene encoding leukocyte cell-derived chemotaxin-2-like, protein MLSFKALILAVLISTALAGQWSSICAGNPSNTVRSCDSHGCGHYGASTRGQKRHDGVDVECTDGSTVYAPFTGKIVRQVKPYSKNNAINNGIMLSGGGFCVKVFHIKPIKYSGSIKKGEKLGVLLPVQRVYPGIQSHVHIQNCDLSDPTGYL, encoded by the exons ATGTTGTCATTCAAGGCCCTCATTTTGGCTGTTTTGATTTCAACTG cCTTGGCAGGACAATGGAGTAGCATATGTGCTGGAAATCCCTCTAATACTGTCAGAAGCTGTGATAGTCATGGATGTGGACACTATGGTGCTTCCACTAG AGGCCAAAAAAGACATGATGGAGTAGATGTAGAATGCACAGATGGATCAACTGTGTATGCCCCTTTCACTGGAAAGATTGTTCGTCAAGTGAAACCTTATAGCAAAAACAATGCAATTAATAATGGCATAATGTTATCTGGAGGAG gtttctgTGTCAAAGTATTCCACATAAAACCAATTAAATATAGTGGTTCaatcaaaaagggagaaaaactaGGAGTCCTATTGCCTGTTCAGAGAGTTTATCCTGGTATCCAGTCTCATGTACACATCCAGAATTGTGACCTGAGTGATCCTACTGGTTATTTGTAA